GAACTTCTCCAGATTATCACCAATAGCAACTTTTTCTAGATCTTCACACTTCGCCTCCTTGGCTGCTCCATTATTAGGCGACACCGGAgtttttgattgctataagcttTTTTCAGCAGAGGCCGATGACTCAACTTCAGACCGATGTAATAGGGCAGCCACCAGGCATTGCCTAGCTGTGGACTGGTTCCCCATGATCTCTTTAACTCGACCCTCGGACAGGTATTTCACCTTTTGATGCAGAGTAGAAGATACGGCTCCCACGACATGAAACTAAGGCCTGGCCACAATGGCTGTGTATGGAGAATAAGCATCCATCAtaatgaagtccacctccaccaccgcTGTGCCAGCCTGTACGGGTAATCTAATTTGACCCCTCGGAGTGACCACATTCCCGTCGAAGCTTATCAAAGAAGAGTCATAGGCTATCAGATCCTTGGGTCTCAAGTTCAACCCCTTATACAAGTCAGAATACATGATTTCAGCACTACTATCATCATCTACCATTACCCTTTTCACATCATATCCTCCAATCCTAAGAGTAACCACCAATGCACCATCATAGGGTTGTATGGTTCCAAGTTTTATCGTCCTCCGAAAAACTTAATACCGGCTGGATATCCAACCTGGCCCTCTTTGGCTCCGAATCGGACTCCTCAGACGGCAATTGAGCCACAGACATCACCCTTGAAGGATATGAACCGGTCCTCCCTGAAGCAGCGAAGATGACATTTATCGTGCCAATAGGAGACCTTGAGGATGTATCTCTCGTGAGCATTGGATTCGTCTGGCCTTGCTGACCACTGGAACGATGCAAAAGATGTTTTAGTTTCCCTTCCTGGACTAGCTGGTCCAAATGATCCCACAGATTCCTGCAATCTTTAATGGTATGCCCTTGATCCTGGTGATATTGGCAATAAAGATTTTGGTTACGCTTCATGGGATTTCCTGCCATCTTATTCGGTCACTTGAAGAATGGttcattcttaatcttctccaaCACCTGGTGCACTGGTTCTTGGAACACAGCATTAACCGACTGAGTGTTGGCAGAGCTTGACTGCCCTGTAAAGTCTATCCGAATTCGGTTGTTGTTGTATCGGTCCGACCTAAAATTCCTCCTCTCCTAAGGGATAACCTTAGCTTTTCCTTTCCCTTGCTGCTGGTCTTCCTCAACCTTCTTATACTTATCAATCTGGTCCATGAGTTGACGAACACTAGTGACAAGTTTACCAGTcagagatttccttaaatcataCTCAGCGGGGAGGCCGACCTTGAAAGTACTGATGGCCACATCGTCAAAGTTACCATCTATCTCATTAAACATCTCCTAGTATCTGTCCGAGTATATTTTCAAGGTTTCCCCCTCTCGCATGGACAGGGACAATAGTAAATCCAAAGGACGAGGAACTCTACTACACGTGATAAAACGTGAGCCAAATGCCAAGGTGAGCTCTTTAAAGGAGTTAATGGAATTTGGCATCAGaccatcaaaccacctcatcgctACAGGTCCCAAACTGGATGGGAATACTTTGCACATCAATGCTTCGTTTTTAGAATGAACAGCCATCCTCTAGTTgaattgactcacatgctcaATAGGGTCCGTCTGACCATTGTAACTAGTGAATGTGGGTTAATGGAATTGCCGAGGAAGTCTTACCCCCTCTATCCTACGCGTGAAAGGTGACTTGGAGATTTGCTTCAACACTTGACCCATAGCCTCATTTCCCAAACCCTTACGAGGCGGGCTCTTGTATCTACATCTATGAGGGTGCTCTTCCTCATAGGAGAAGGTTTCGCTTGGTGGGGTTCTTGACCTCTGTCTGTAATTATCGTTCTCCTCATCATTGGAGGACATGTCAGAATTGGATGGAGTTTGCTTCCGCTGTGCATGGCGCAACTGCTTTTTCAAATTGTCAATCTCTGCCTACATGTCTCTGTTGTTGTTTTGCCTCTGAGAAACATGACTTCCAACTCGAGAACAGCTTTTGCTAGTATGCATGGTGTGCACGCTACCTTCTCGATGTCGTTCACGCTCACGATCTCTTTCATGTTCAAGATTAAGGAAATCATCTTGGTGCTGAGAACCCGCGGATTTTGCTCGGTGTGGATCTTCCTAGTGTGGACCTGATCCTACCATAGTTCAACGTTGCACTCGCTGATCaactagttcttcccacagacggcgccaattgtaaagaCTAGATTTGGATCCCCGACCCAAAAAGTAATTGGATTCAAGCCTAATAAGCCCAagacaataaatttgtagaaagtgagtcaaagaactaggttctCATCAATGAAAAAACAATTAGACTTGGTTTATAAgtcaatcaaacaaaacaagagTATGTTTAAGTAAGAAAATTTGTCCTCGGCACAGTCCGAGGAACtctattcttatatatatttgatgataaTAGTTACAGAAgtagttttgttttcttttttctctcccgtcctctctttcattcttttttctacTTTATATACTACAATTCCTTTTCATCTTTACCATCCACGTGTAGGTCAGATTTGCTGGTGTCGATCTTTATCCCATCAACCCCCCCTCCCCAAAGCTCTTAGGTAACAGCTGTAAGGCTGGAAATCACTGTTTAGgcatcacttcctcattaatgcggctaaaGTGTTGATTGTCGGGCATTGAATGCGGAGGCAGTAGCTTTTCCTGGAGATATTTCATGGCCATACTCTTCTCTATTTATCTTTAGTACTTATCTTCCTCCACGGAATGGTTTGGAATGCTGCTCTTGTCGGTAAATCATATCTTCGGACCTCGACGTTGGGTTGCTGAGAAGGACCTCATCCTTAGCAAAGCTTCCTGGACTACTATGACCAACATTGTTCTCTTCACCTATTATCATGGGCCCCTTTCTACAGCACCTTCCCATCCGAAGATGATTCCTTATCCTCGGCCTGGGCCTCAGGCCCACCACATATGTGGACGTATATTTTTGGGTCTTTTACCCCTACAATTATCATCTTGGTTGACTTGAGCACGACTTCGTTTCCTATGAGAACTTGCTTTAGAGAAAGCTGCATTTGAAGAACCAACTTGTTTCCCTTTTGATGCCTCCTCAAAATCAATACTTGTCCAAATCATGGGACTCAAAAGTCaccaatcctttttttttctgaaacCATATCACCAAAAGACTTTGCAAAACTCCATGTTGCAATGTCTTTACCAAAAAGCAAAGCCATCTCATCGtacatctcaatttttttattcaaatattgGTCATGATCAGGATGTgcctgttaaaaaaaaaaacaaaaatagttagGAAAGATCAATCACTATTATAACACCTACATAATGATGAAAATATGCTTCATACCATTACTTCTTTGTCATACACTTTCTTTTCACAAGTAATCATTTTCAAATTATCATCCcatctaaaacaattttttctgTCACGAAGTTGTGTAATGGTACCCCAAATGCTTTTGATAGTTTGAAGACAATTTTCCACATGATTAGGTTGGCATTGAACCTCAAATTTCTCACTAATTGCTTTGGCTActtcttgtgaaattttaaagtactcgcaagtgtacgaaccgtaccaaagtatagtttgacaagaacgaggtcTAACCCACAGGTACTTGAatgaacgtaggaaaattaatcaaatcttaaccaaattaatcctaatctagtttaataaaaattggatgcttgcaattaaatatactaagcaaataattaaactaagcaaagataTAATATAAAGCAGTAAAGAGATATAAACAATCTAGAGAaatgaattaaggttttggaatccgccttgttaattcatatcagcatatatttatgatcattaatttttcccaactactacatgataatctagaaatcaatatTGCTACcatgaaaaatattatcattaaaacttatatttaaatatctaaagaatgttcttcttcgcttcttaagtataaaatcaaatcatcaattatatccgttgacaaacaaatcacaagagatatccaattttaaagtcaagaaataataaaccatGCATTAAATTAATcaagacaaatcctaaatcatgagaaaaacatgattgaactcatatctagaatatcattttagtcaattgatatgaagtaagaacaatttaaatcattaaagaataactattgtgggaaaaatcaaataacataaacaatactaataatccttaacaaggtttcatcctcaaccttaattataaatttagctacttatagtaattgaaagaaaacacaaaaataaaatattaaacattaaattagacaaataaaataaaactaattgtcatgaaagaaaaccaaagaggtAGCCGCCTTTCTATGTTCAGCCCCCAGCCATAGCACTTAAACAATCTAACCTAGAGGCTTATATATGAAAATAGCTGCCTTACACTATGCTATATTCCTAATACAATCAAAATAAGGAATTCATATTTCCAAGCCACGCACATGCAAGGGACTCCGTGGCCTACACGCTAACTTGTATTTCTTTTGTGGTACGGACACCTCATGGCTTAATTGTAAGAGTTTCTTTCCTAGCAAACTTCATCCATGTTGGATTGCATCTTGGCTTCTTCTTGAATACACGCCTGGGCTGGGTGTTCTACTTCTTTGGGCTAAATCTTTACTTCATTGCAAGCTCTATTCTCTTAAGTTAGCTTTATAATCGGCTTGGCCCACGTAGCATACAACTTGTAACTTGTTCAGCCTCTCAACATGAATAgcctttattttccataaaacaaataaaatatataattagtcACAAAATAACGTAAAAGCAAGGCTAACTATGCAAATCTGATgatactttattgtatatagtTCATGCACATCACTGCTCGAGCTAATGATCCAGGCATAAATGTATCGGACGGCTTATTTTAGGGTAGTAGCCTCATTAGCAAGTATCTCAAGTAACAAACATTGCAGTTGATTTGACCACCTAAATTGCTCACCTATACTTTCCTTATCCTCATCCTTTGTTTTGTCTATTGTTATAGTTACAAGAACATGAAGAGTAGTCAAAATTGagcacacaaacacaaaaaatgacacGTGAAAACTCTATTTCATGTCcactaaaaaattttattatcaaaatgaAAGCTCAAATTCAAACGTGCTTTATGCAATCAATCATGAAAAATCAAGACATTAAATAacagtcctttttttttttttttttttttttgagaggaaacaATAGTAGACTTTATTAATTGAGAAATATGATATACACTGGGGAAGAGAAAGAGGGACATATGaccactttttctcttttgcaaCACTAGCATTCGCTAGAGTAGCATGATTACAtcgtaaaaaaagaaaagaaacaaagaaaaaacttcaaaatccAAACTACTGTAAGAAAAACAAATCTTCACTTGAATGCCCAGAAAACCTGCCAAACGACACCTTGATTTACATGGACATCaaagtgatgaattttttttttcccccttcttaGGAGTGTCTTCATGCCCAGCATGGTTGCCGTGCACCCTCCATCGATCCCATAGTTGACACAACACATTGCTCATTTTCCACAGTTctatgtttcttttctcccttaacACCCGTAGTCTCCTTATTCATGGTTTCTACTTGCTTCCTTTTTTGCCCAGGTTCCACATCAACAATTGAAGAATTAATAAGAGTTTGAGGTCTTGTGATAAGCCTCTTCCAATTCCTCATTATTTTCGGGCTTCCAATTGTAGACTTCTCCATGGGCCCAACTTCTTTTGGGCTATGCAAGGATTGACTCCCACCTTTATCTTACCACTTCTTTTGAGCCGGCCCTTACTAGTATACTTGTTTCCTTGCATGTTACCACAACCAACTTTAAAACATATCTCTGATCCCTCAAAACCCGGTGAAGATATTTGCTCATCTTGCCCCGAATTAATACTCCTTAAGTGCATGAACTTTTCACTAGCATAATCCACTCACCCAATTTTCGGCTTCCTCAGGGGCAACAATTATCATTGCCTCAGAGTCCTTAGTTGTGTCAACCTTATCTTCAACAGGAATGCTATCAACGTGGGATAGAGTTGTTGAGAAGTGGGTgagtttcaaattcaaaatttgaggACCTGCTGTTTCATGGCTATCCATATTCGAATTTTGTACTCCCTGAATATCCGGGTTTGATCCTTCCACTCCACTTGGACTTCGGGCACCATCCTGGTCATCAATTACGGCGGTCACCACTGTATTGGATGAGTGTATTTGAAGCTTAAACCCATTTGCCTCACCCTGTGGTGGTTCACGTCGAGGAGGACTCTTCTTTCTTCCATCTGGTCTGTCGCCCAACTTCCTTAAGCCTGCTTTCAGCCAATCACCGTATGGAAGTTCACTCTGAGTTGAGCATTTAGGAGTTGAACAATCTCTCGCCTCATGACCCAGGCAGCCACACTGGAAACATAGCCCAACAAGCCTTTCATATCTAAAGCCAATACGTACCTTATCACCTTCAGGATTAACAACAAAACCGCCTCGACGTAACGGCTTGTCAATGGCAATCTTAACTCTGATCCTGATGAACCGGGCTTGTTCCGACGTAAAAGCCTTATGATCAATCTCCACCACTTGTCCCAGGCCCCTACTTATGTCCCTAGCTGCCTCTTTGGATATTAAGTCGAAAGGTAAACCCCATACCTGTA
This genomic stretch from Quercus lobata isolate SW786 chromosome 3, ValleyOak3.0 Primary Assembly, whole genome shotgun sequence harbors:
- the LOC115981201 gene encoding uncharacterized protein LOC115981201 yields the protein MAGNPMKRNQNLYCQYHQDQGHTIKDCRNLWDHLDQLVQEGKLKHLLHRSSGQQGQTNPMLTRDTSSRSPIGTINVIFAASGRTGSYPSRVMSVAQLPSEESDSEPKRARIGGYDVKRVMVDDDSSAEIMYSDLYKGLNLRPKDLIAYDSSLISFDGNVVTPRGQIRLPVQAGTAVVEVDFIMMDAYSPYTAIVARP